Proteins encoded in a region of the Planococcus shixiaomingii genome:
- a CDS encoding segregation/condensation protein A encodes MSYEVKVEAFEGPLDLLLHLIHRLEIDIYDIPVSQITTQYMEHIRALQVLELNEASEYLVMAATLLAIKSKMLLPVHEGELEDIEYEFEDQDPREELVSRLVEYRKFKEASLQMKELEKNRSILYTKTPKDLSEFQLAVPVENVDLEVNTFDMLAAFQKMLRRKQLKAPLSARIARQEISIKDQMTTIVSRLKTAKGKTSFTNLFPSDDKSVLVVSFLSVLELMKRQVIAVEQEKNFTDLMVELRKETWKYEDESFE; translated from the coding sequence ATGTCCTATGAAGTAAAAGTCGAGGCCTTTGAAGGCCCTCTTGATTTATTATTGCATTTAATACACCGTTTGGAAATTGATATTTACGATATCCCGGTTTCACAGATCACTACACAGTATATGGAACATATTCGCGCTCTGCAAGTGCTTGAGTTAAATGAAGCGAGTGAATACTTGGTGATGGCGGCGACATTGCTCGCGATCAAGAGCAAAATGCTGCTTCCTGTGCATGAAGGGGAACTTGAGGATATCGAATATGAATTTGAAGATCAAGACCCGCGTGAAGAATTGGTCTCCCGGCTGGTGGAGTACCGGAAATTCAAAGAAGCGTCCTTGCAAATGAAAGAGCTGGAAAAAAACCGTTCAATTCTTTACACAAAAACACCGAAAGATTTGTCCGAATTCCAGCTTGCCGTACCGGTGGAAAATGTCGATTTGGAAGTGAATACGTTCGATATGCTAGCCGCTTTTCAAAAAATGCTGCGCCGCAAGCAATTGAAGGCACCACTTTCAGCCCGAATCGCCCGGCAGGAAATTTCAATCAAGGACCAAATGACAACAATCGTCAGCCGTTTAAAAACCGCAAAGGGCAAAACTTCTTTTACGAATTTATTTCCTTCGGATGATAAATCGGTTTTAGTGGTTTCATTTTTGTCAGTGCTTGAACTGATGAAACGGCAGGTTATAGCCGTAGAACAGGAAAAGAATTTCACTGATTTAATGGTGGAACTAAGAAAGGAAACGTGGAAATATGAAGACGAATCTTTCGAATAA